Within the Nitrospirota bacterium genome, the region ACCCTGGGCATGGCGGCGCGGCTGGGTACGCCGACCGCCCTGTTCGGGCAGGGGATAGGGCCGGTCTGGGACGGCTCGCTGCGGAAAAAGCTCGCGGCGGTCCTCCCTTCGGCAGCCCTTATCGGCCTGAGGGAGAACCGGTTCGGACGGCCGCTCATCGCGGCGCTCGGGGTCTCGCCCGACCGGATCGCAATAACCGGCGATGACGCCGTCGAAACAGCATACAACGCTCGTTCTGCCGTACTGGGTACAGGGATCGGTGTGAATGTCCGCGTTGCGCCCTACTCCGGCGTGCGTGACGAGACGGTCGACAGGATCAAAAGGGCGGTACAGGAGACTGCACGGAAGCACGACGCCCCGCTGGTGCCTGTCCCCATCTCGCTGCACGAAAAGGAGTCGGATGCGCGGACCATCCGGAGCATCCTCTCCGGGTACGGCGAGGTATCCGATGGCGGGGAGCAGCTCGACACACCGATCAAGGTCATGAGACAGATAGGACAGTGCAGGGTCGTGGTCACCGGCAGCTATCACGGAGCGGTCTTCGCGCTCTCGCAGGGAGTGCCGGCCATAGGGCTGGCGCACTCTCCCTATTACGTACATAAGTTCCTGGGGCTTGCAGACCAGTTTGACGGGTGTTGCAGTGTTGTCCTTTTGCATCGCGAACAGTTCGACGACAAACTCTCTCTCGCCCTCGATGACGCACTGCGGTCGGCGGAGCGGATACGACCGCGCCTGCTGGCTGCAGCAGAGCGGCAGTGTGCGTCGGCGAGGGCCGCCTACCGCAGAATCTGCGACGTGGTTGAAGCCAGAAGGACGAGGGGTCGCTATAGAGAAGCCTGACCCTCTTATGCCTCAGCGAAGCGTTATGTGCACGGTGTCCCGACCTGCCATGCCCTTTTCCGTCTCGAACGGTACTGTTTTCGGTCATCACAAAAGGAGGGAACATGGTAACGAGGCATTGGCTGCGAAGAACGTTGAGCATTGCGGGAACGGTGCTCGGGATCGTACTGCTT harbors:
- a CDS encoding polysaccharide pyruvyl transferase family protein, whose translation is MRILIDNGSYHLRNCGDVALLQAAVSRVADLWPGALIEVITGDPDRLQEHCPGVRPLLSRGKTLWYRERTVFGPVHRFVPRPVAQHLAHVEGALRYRWPSLAHSLISTGLRREGIDTAALNAYRDALRGADLVIACGGGYITDAFKVHAIRLLDTLGMAARLGTPTALFGQGIGPVWDGSLRKKLAAVLPSAALIGLRENRFGRPLIAALGVSPDRIAITGDDAVETAYNARSAVLGTGIGVNVRVAPYSGVRDETVDRIKRAVQETARKHDAPLVPVPISLHEKESDARTIRSILSGYGEVSDGGEQLDTPIKVMRQIGQCRVVVTGSYHGAVFALSQGVPAIGLAHSPYYVHKFLGLADQFDGCCSVVLLHREQFDDKLSLALDDALRSAERIRPRLLAAAERQCASARAAYRRICDVVEARRTRGRYREA